Proteins encoded in a region of the Patescibacteria group bacterium genome:
- a CDS encoding HEPN domain-containing protein codes for MNQDFNDCLDKGKIKIFSRGKFVAPKEIRLAEEDLKIASASFSDGNFRWCVIQTYYSMFHSARALLYYQNYREHSHYCLIQAIRALYVGNKLLDLSLVEAMAEAKNLREAADYYGDYSQINAEKLLEHAKNFLKAAKDIIKNGTL; via the coding sequence ATGAATCAAGATTTTAATGATTGCCTGGACAAGGGCAAGATAAAAATATTTTCCAGGGGGAAGTTTGTTGCCCCTAAGGAAATCAGATTGGCTGAGGAAGACTTGAAGATTGCCTCGGCAAGCTTTAGTGACGGCAATTTTCGCTGGTGCGTGATTCAGACGTATTATTCTATGTTTCATTCAGCGAGAGCCTTATTGTATTATCAAAATTATCGGGAGCATAGCCATTATTGCCTTATTCAGGCAATCAGAGCATTGTATGTTGGAAACAAATTATTGGATTTGTCACTGGTTGAAGCAATGGCCGAAGCGAAAAATCTGAGGGAAGCCGCGGATTATTACGGAGATTATAGCCAAATTAACGCGGAAAAATTATTGGAACATGCCAAGAATTTTTTAAAAGCGGCAAAGGATATTATAAAAAATGGTACTTTATAG